From Chryseobacterium gallinarum, one genomic window encodes:
- a CDS encoding FtsK/SpoIIIE family DNA translocase translates to MDKKTQKKTTESPEKGRILSKPRIFFGLTFILFSVVLTFSFISYLMNWKADQSQAGTMLDKSIKSSNIFGKAGDWLGNIFIFESIGIASFIIAFLFLVVGTLILKKKIFKPWKTIGHSLFFICWLPIFMGALTKGQGVLGGVYGYQIMDYLNAIIGTVGLWTVLAASIILYFILEFNLRPSSIKAKLNKLNENTIGKVKSMMPDSDEDFEADEELKEEIDEVTPNVTVTDASDNRPKIKTPEPVNPPKGFPEVPVSADIETITTPNHTSFESEPKEVSEPVPVSLHLNTKPGVPVSTPEEAFDIRPSQTVPSVSPAQENIKFNVEVAPVVDILDDTDKKSQELVEKHGLYDHKLDLANFQMPPVDLLKDYGSEEISINKEELEENKNKIVGLLKNFNVGIAEIKATIGPTVTLYEIVPEAGIRVAAIKKLQDDIALNLSALGIRIIAPMPGKGTIGIEVPRKNPTMVSMRSVIASHKFQNTDMDLPVVFGKTISNEIFMADLSKMPHLLMAGATGQGKSVGINAILTSLLYKKHPSELKFVMVDPKKVELSLYSKIERHYLAKLPDAEEAIITDTNKVINTLNSLCIEMDTRYDLLKNAFCKNLKEYNKKFAERKLNPENGHRFLPYIVLVVDEFADLIMTAGKEVELPIARLAQLARAVGIHLIVATQRPSVNVITGMIKANFPARAAFRVISSVDSRTILDSPGADQLIGKGDMLYFNGNEILRLQCAFVDTPEVERIAEYIGEQKGYSSAFLLPEYVSEDATSSAGTFDPNEKDALFEEAARIIVSTQQGSTSMLQRQLKLGYNRAGRIMDQLEASGIVGGFNGAKAREVLISDLHSLEQFLEDLRS, encoded by the coding sequence ATGGATAAAAAGACACAAAAAAAAACGACTGAATCGCCTGAAAAAGGCAGAATTTTATCTAAGCCACGCATATTTTTCGGGCTTACTTTTATACTTTTCTCTGTGGTTCTTACATTTTCGTTTATCTCCTATCTGATGAACTGGAAGGCAGATCAAAGTCAGGCAGGAACCATGCTTGATAAGAGTATAAAATCTTCCAACATTTTCGGCAAAGCCGGTGACTGGCTGGGCAATATATTCATATTCGAAAGCATAGGTATTGCTTCATTCATTATTGCATTTTTGTTTCTGGTTGTAGGAACTCTCATCCTTAAAAAGAAAATATTCAAACCCTGGAAAACAATCGGACATTCTTTGTTTTTCATTTGCTGGCTCCCTATTTTCATGGGTGCCCTTACGAAAGGTCAGGGGGTTTTAGGTGGCGTATATGGATATCAAATCATGGATTATCTTAATGCTATTATCGGAACAGTAGGTTTATGGACTGTTCTGGCTGCAAGTATTATTTTATATTTCATCCTGGAATTTAACCTTCGTCCAAGCTCTATCAAAGCAAAATTAAACAAGCTCAACGAAAATACAATTGGCAAAGTAAAATCAATGATGCCAGATTCCGATGAGGATTTTGAAGCCGATGAAGAACTGAAGGAAGAGATTGATGAAGTTACCCCGAACGTTACAGTAACAGATGCGTCGGATAACCGTCCTAAAATAAAAACACCTGAACCTGTCAATCCCCCGAAAGGATTCCCTGAAGTTCCGGTCTCTGCAGATATAGAAACTATTACAACACCTAACCATACTTCTTTTGAAAGCGAGCCAAAGGAGGTTTCCGAGCCTGTGCCTGTCAGCTTACACCTGAATACCAAACCCGGCGTTCCGGTTTCTACTCCTGAAGAAGCTTTTGATATCAGGCCTTCTCAGACTGTCCCATCTGTATCCCCTGCACAGGAAAATATTAAATTCAATGTGGAAGTGGCTCCGGTAGTAGACATTCTGGATGATACGGACAAAAAATCACAGGAGCTGGTAGAAAAACATGGCCTTTATGATCATAAACTGGATCTTGCTAATTTCCAGATGCCTCCTGTAGACTTATTGAAAGATTATGGAAGTGAAGAAATCTCTATCAACAAAGAAGAGTTAGAAGAAAATAAAAATAAAATTGTAGGCCTGTTGAAAAATTTCAACGTAGGAATTGCAGAGATCAAAGCAACGATTGGCCCTACAGTTACTTTATATGAAATAGTTCCCGAAGCAGGAATCAGAGTAGCTGCCATTAAAAAGCTACAGGATGATATTGCGCTGAATCTTTCCGCTTTAGGAATCAGAATTATTGCCCCAATGCCCGGAAAAGGAACTATTGGTATTGAAGTACCAAGAAAAAATCCAACCATGGTTTCTATGCGTTCCGTGATTGCGTCACACAAGTTTCAAAATACGGATATGGACCTTCCGGTGGTTTTCGGAAAAACCATTTCCAATGAAATTTTCATGGCTGACCTTTCAAAAATGCCTCACTTATTGATGGCCGGAGCAACGGGACAAGGTAAATCAGTCGGGATCAATGCTATCCTTACTTCCCTTCTTTATAAAAAGCATCCAAGTGAGCTTAAATTCGTAATGGTAGACCCTAAAAAGGTAGAGCTTTCTTTATATTCAAAAATTGAAAGACATTATTTAGCAAAATTACCGGACGCGGAAGAAGCAATCATTACAGATACCAATAAAGTAATCAATACATTAAATTCTTTATGTATTGAAATGGACACCCGGTATGATCTCCTTAAAAATGCTTTCTGTAAAAACCTGAAAGAATACAACAAAAAATTTGCAGAAAGAAAATTAAACCCTGAAAACGGCCACCGTTTCCTGCCTTACATCGTTCTGGTAGTGGATGAGTTTGCAGACCTTATTATGACCGCCGGTAAAGAAGTGGAATTACCAATTGCCAGACTGGCCCAGCTTGCGAGAGCTGTGGGAATCCACCTGATCGTAGCCACTCAAAGGCCGTCTGTGAATGTTATTACCGGAATGATCAAAGCCAACTTCCCTGCAAGGGCTGCCTTCAGGGTAATTTCCAGTGTGGACTCAAGAACAATTCTCGATTCCCCGGGAGCAGATCAGCTTATCGGTAAAGGGGATATGCTTTACTTTAACGGAAATGAGATATTAAGACTTCAATGTGCCTTTGTAGATACCCCGGAGGTAGAAAGAATTGCAGAGTATATCGGCGAGCAAAAAGGATATTCATCAGCATTCCTTCTTCCTGAATATGTTTCTGAGGATGCTACAAGTTCAGCAGGTACTTTTGACCCTAATGAAAAGGATGCCCTGTTTGAGGAAGCAGCAAGGATTATTGTTTCTACGCAGCAAGGTTCCACATCCATGTTACAGAGACAGCTGAAATTGGGATACAACAGAGCCGGAAGAATTATGGATCAGCTGGAAGCAAGTGGTATTGTAGGAGGATTTAATGGAGCCAAGGCCAGAGAGGTGCTGATCAGCGACCTGCACTCTTTGGAACAGTTTTTGGAAGATCTGCGTAGCTAA
- a CDS encoding LolA family protein — translation MKNIISKVILGSFVVGAVSMANAQKIDAKAKKILDDITANYNSKKNSYFKFSFGSGLNGQVTKTEPGIYYIAGDKYKLKIMDTEQIFDGSKIYNINADDMEVTIAKPNGNSAMFSPINYLTTYRNDYNVTYNGKKMVNGVNADFIKLTPVKANGIKYVYLFVDSAKKQMVKLEQHGNNKDVAVIAIKEYKENQNLDPNMFVFDKNKFKNYVITEL, via the coding sequence ATGAAAAATATTATTTCAAAAGTTATATTAGGAAGTTTTGTTGTAGGTGCAGTAAGCATGGCCAATGCTCAGAAAATAGATGCAAAAGCCAAAAAGATATTGGATGACATTACAGCCAATTACAATTCTAAAAAGAATTCTTACTTCAAATTTTCTTTTGGAAGCGGCCTGAACGGGCAGGTTACTAAAACCGAACCGGGTATTTATTATATTGCCGGGGACAAATACAAACTGAAAATCATGGATACCGAGCAGATCTTTGACGGAAGTAAAATCTATAACATCAATGCTGATGATATGGAAGTAACCATTGCAAAACCTAACGGAAACAGTGCCATGTTCTCCCCTATCAATTATCTTACAACCTATAGAAACGACTATAATGTAACATACAACGGAAAGAAAATGGTAAATGGCGTGAATGCAGATTTCATTAAACTGACTCCTGTAAAAGCCAACGGGATAAAGTACGTTTACCTTTTTGTAGATTCAGCAAAAAAACAGATGGTAAAACTGGAACAGCACGGAAATAATAAAGATGTAGCAGTAATAGCAATTAAGGAATATAAAGAAAACCAGAATCTGGATCCCAATATGTTTGTTTTTGACAAAAATAAGTTTAAAAACTACGTAATTACAGAACTTTAG
- a CDS encoding LptF/LptG family permease produces the protein MLKILDRYIIKTFFGPFFFIFSVLFFIFIVNIIWVQLGQFMGKGLSYWQIIKLLFYLGISVISMVLPLTILLASIMSFGEFGERYELAAMKAAGISLTRVMTPLLGVATILAILLFFFSNNIIPDFQKKAKNMLFNIAQTKPALNFTAGQFIDQIPGYMVKFDKIHGENAENLEGVFVHRKASTYENQQSIVAEKGKFVPAANSHFLKLELYNGYVFEDNFAGKGENVRLKQPDQAIKFDTLVSHFDVSEIIDKAIEKEQITDDYRFQTYNQLNQTIAKSKKENQMFFNNIGTDVLSQTNSVISYMDKGNKHKATPKAQIKLDTIKGDKKLEIIYNSYNRLENLKSTLETKKNEFSSNVKYFSKVVIYQQRIVSYSVTCIIFFLIGASLGSIIRKGGMGLPVIIAIIIFIIFYVMNVGVENMSWSGKMNPYLAAWLPNFILLPFGIWMTYKALTDSQLFDAEKYKALFKPITKRFSKSKEHQRYQ, from the coding sequence ATGTTAAAAATACTAGACCGATATATCATAAAGACCTTTTTTGGACCATTTTTCTTTATATTCAGTGTATTGTTTTTCATTTTTATTGTAAACATTATCTGGGTTCAGTTAGGTCAGTTTATGGGAAAAGGGCTGAGCTACTGGCAAATCATTAAACTTTTGTTTTATCTTGGGATCAGCGTTATCAGTATGGTACTCCCCCTCACCATTCTTCTGGCAAGTATTATGTCTTTTGGAGAATTTGGGGAAAGGTATGAGCTTGCCGCAATGAAAGCCGCCGGGATTTCTCTTACAAGGGTAATGACACCTTTGCTGGGAGTGGCTACTATACTGGCCATCCTTCTCTTTTTCTTTTCAAACAACATTATTCCCGATTTTCAGAAAAAGGCGAAAAACATGCTTTTCAATATTGCCCAGACCAAGCCTGCCCTGAATTTTACTGCGGGACAGTTTATTGATCAGATTCCCGGGTATATGGTTAAATTCGATAAGATTCATGGAGAAAATGCGGAAAATCTTGAAGGGGTGTTTGTTCATAGAAAAGCCAGTACTTACGAAAACCAGCAGTCTATTGTAGCAGAAAAGGGTAAATTTGTTCCGGCTGCTAATAGTCACTTTCTTAAGCTTGAGCTTTATAATGGATATGTATTTGAAGATAATTTTGCAGGAAAAGGAGAAAATGTAAGATTGAAACAACCTGATCAGGCCATCAAATTTGATACACTGGTTTCCCACTTTGATGTAAGCGAGATCATTGATAAAGCCATCGAGAAAGAACAAATCACAGATGACTACCGTTTCCAGACCTATAACCAGCTTAATCAGACAATTGCCAAAAGCAAAAAGGAAAACCAAATGTTTTTCAACAATATCGGAACGGATGTCCTGAGCCAAACGAATTCTGTGATAAGCTATATGGATAAAGGAAATAAACATAAAGCGACTCCGAAGGCACAGATAAAACTGGATACCATAAAAGGTGATAAAAAACTGGAAATTATCTACAATTCCTATAACAGGTTGGAAAATCTGAAAAGCACATTGGAGACCAAGAAAAATGAATTCAGCTCCAATGTAAAATACTTCAGTAAAGTAGTTATCTACCAGCAAAGAATTGTTTCATATTCCGTGACCTGTATCATCTTCTTCCTGATCGGGGCAAGTTTAGGCTCCATCATCCGTAAAGGAGGTATGGGACTTCCTGTGATCATTGCCATCATTATTTTCATTATTTTCTACGTAATGAATGTGGGAGTGGAAAACATGTCCTGGAGCGGAAAAATGAATCCTTACCTGGCTGCATGGCTGCCTAACTTCATTCTTCTTCCTTTTGGAATCTGGATGACCTACAAAGCGCTTACTGATTCACAATTGTTTGATGCCGAAAAATACAAAGCGTTATTTAAGCCTATTACCAAAAGGTTTTCAAAAAGCAAAGAACATCAAAGATATCAGTAG
- the frr gene encoding ribosome recycling factor has protein sequence MEELDLILESVKQDMDAAVKHLDHAFQRIRAGRASTTMVQDVMVEYYGAPTPINQVANVSVPDAMTISIQPWDRTAINAIEKAIINSNLGFAPSNNGENIILNVPPLTEERRRELAKQAKAEAEQTKVTVRNARQDGLKELKKLEGISEDVIKGAEADIQELTDKYVKLCDEHLKIKDAEIMKV, from the coding sequence ATGGAAGAATTAGATCTTATATTAGAATCTGTAAAGCAGGATATGGACGCAGCTGTAAAGCACCTGGATCATGCATTTCAAAGAATCAGAGCGGGACGTGCTTCTACAACTATGGTGCAGGATGTAATGGTAGAGTATTATGGAGCTCCTACTCCCATCAACCAGGTGGCCAATGTTTCTGTTCCGGATGCCATGACCATCTCTATTCAACCTTGGGACAGAACAGCAATTAATGCGATTGAAAAAGCTATTATCAATTCAAATTTAGGTTTTGCACCTTCCAATAACGGGGAAAATATTATTCTGAATGTTCCGCCTTTAACGGAGGAAAGAAGGAGAGAACTGGCAAAACAGGCTAAAGCAGAAGCTGAACAAACTAAAGTAACGGTGAGAAATGCAAGACAGGACGGTTTGAAAGAACTGAAAAAGCTGGAAGGTATTTCCGAAGATGTTATTAAAGGAGCAGAGGCTGATATCCAGGAGCTTACTGATAAATATGTAAAGCTTTGTGATGAGCATCTTAAGATAAAAGACGCTGAAATTATGAAAGTATAA
- the pyrH gene encoding UMP kinase has product MKYKRILLKLSGEALMGSRQYGIDNERLQEYAAEIKKVVDKGCEVAIVIGGGNIFRGVAGAAKGMDRVQGDYMGMLATVINGMALQGALEDAGIKTRLQSAIEMDKVAEPFIKRRAVRHLEKGRVVIFGAGTGNPYFTTDTAATLRAIEIGADVILKGTRVDGIYDSDPEKNADAVKYNSLSFDEVFEKNLKVMDMTAFTLSHENKLPIIVFDMNKEGNLEKIVAGENVGTLVDL; this is encoded by the coding sequence ATGAAATATAAAAGAATCCTTCTAAAACTTAGTGGTGAGGCCTTAATGGGGAGCAGACAATACGGTATTGACAACGAAAGACTGCAGGAATATGCTGCAGAGATTAAGAAAGTAGTTGACAAAGGATGTGAAGTGGCTATCGTCATCGGAGGAGGAAATATTTTCCGTGGTGTTGCAGGAGCTGCCAAAGGAATGGACAGAGTACAGGGAGATTATATGGGGATGCTGGCAACTGTGATCAACGGCATGGCATTGCAAGGGGCTCTGGAAGATGCAGGAATCAAAACGAGACTTCAGTCTGCTATTGAAATGGATAAGGTAGCTGAGCCTTTTATCAAAAGAAGAGCAGTGAGACATCTTGAGAAAGGAAGAGTTGTAATTTTCGGTGCAGGAACAGGAAACCCTTATTTTACTACCGATACTGCTGCTACTTTAAGAGCAATCGAAATCGGAGCTGATGTCATCCTGAAAGGTACAAGAGTAGACGGAATCTACGACAGCGATCCTGAAAAGAATGCTGATGCTGTAAAATACAATTCATTGTCTTTCGATGAAGTATTTGAGAAAAATCTTAAAGTAATGGATATGACGGCATTTACTCTGAGCCACGAAAATAAGTTACCTATCATTGTATTCGATATGAATAAGGAAGGGAATTTAGAAAAAATTGTAGCAGGAGAGAATGTTGGAACTCTGGTAGACTTGTAA
- the porQ gene encoding type IX secretion system protein PorQ, with protein sequence MKKIIIFSLFLSGIVSYAQTGTNVYPFLNVPVSARQAALGGDAISVRDYDVSFAIANPALLNKDSDKQLSVNATAYLADSKYGTIAYAKDFENGHMATINARYMSYGSIPRTDESGFENGEFKASDVAIGAGYAYQFEEDWTIGGGINFITSKIDNYTSSAISGTAGVTYHNKKNKEVLSLVLRNFGFQLKSFNGVKENLPFRVDLGYTKTIKNFPLAITITAHDLQKFDISSEYNVEGQKVNAGRKIADHFSLGAELFPEKNFNIRLGYNVKRGNELAVADQRNFSGLSAGFGVKVSRFRIDYAHVRYHNSTNVNQIGISVDLSSHRGE encoded by the coding sequence TTGAAGAAAATTATCATTTTTTCATTATTTCTATCAGGAATTGTTTCTTATGCGCAAACGGGAACAAATGTTTATCCATTCTTAAATGTACCTGTATCTGCAAGACAAGCTGCCCTGGGTGGTGATGCAATTTCTGTCAGAGATTATGATGTTTCCTTTGCAATTGCAAACCCGGCCCTGTTGAATAAAGATTCTGACAAACAGCTTTCAGTAAATGCTACAGCGTATCTTGCCGATTCAAAATACGGTACGATTGCTTATGCTAAAGACTTTGAAAATGGTCATATGGCTACCATCAATGCCCGGTATATGAGCTATGGTAGTATCCCGAGAACAGATGAAAGCGGTTTTGAAAACGGAGAATTCAAGGCTTCCGATGTTGCCATTGGTGCCGGTTATGCTTACCAGTTTGAAGAGGACTGGACGATCGGTGGAGGCATTAATTTTATTACTTCAAAAATTGATAATTACACTTCTTCTGCCATCTCAGGAACCGCAGGAGTAACCTATCACAATAAAAAAAACAAGGAAGTTCTTTCCCTGGTATTAAGGAATTTCGGATTTCAGCTGAAATCATTCAACGGCGTAAAGGAAAATCTTCCTTTCAGAGTTGACCTGGGGTATACCAAAACCATCAAAAACTTTCCTCTTGCCATTACCATTACAGCACATGATCTTCAGAAGTTTGACATTTCTTCAGAATATAATGTAGAAGGACAAAAGGTAAATGCGGGCAGAAAGATTGCAGATCACTTCTCTTTAGGAGCGGAATTGTTTCCGGAAAAAAACTTCAATATCAGATTGGGCTATAACGTTAAAAGGGGAAATGAACTGGCTGTGGCAGATCAAAGAAATTTTTCAGGATTGTCGGCAGGATTTGGTGTCAAAGTATCAAGATTCCGTATAGACTATGCCCATGTGAGATATCATAATTCAACAAATGTCAACCAGATAGGAATTTCAGTAGACCTTTCAAGCCATAGAGGAGAATAA
- the cmk gene encoding (d)CMP kinase produces MKKPVIAIDGYSSTGKSSISKIIADKLGLIHMDTGALYRGITWYALQHCLDEKGTIDLNRLFSSLHQIELEFKNHDGILILYLNNTDISKEIRSNEVSDHVSLVAKQKEVRDFLLQSQRSLAEKGGVIMDGRDIGTVVLPDADYKFFLTASIDERTNRRFLELSGLGIQADREQVKQNLIERDKIDSEREIAPLRKADDAIIIDNSALTKEETIKLILSYIQNF; encoded by the coding sequence ATGAAAAAACCTGTAATAGCTATCGATGGGTACTCGTCTACCGGAAAAAGTTCTATCTCCAAAATCATTGCAGATAAGCTGGGACTTATCCATATGGATACAGGAGCACTTTACAGAGGGATTACCTGGTATGCATTGCAACATTGCCTCGATGAAAAAGGTACTATCGATTTGAACAGGCTTTTCTCTTCCTTACACCAGATTGAACTTGAGTTTAAAAATCACGATGGAATACTTATTCTCTATCTTAATAATACAGATATTTCTAAAGAAATTCGCTCGAATGAAGTTTCGGATCATGTAAGCCTCGTTGCAAAACAAAAAGAAGTAAGGGACTTTTTATTACAATCCCAACGCTCTTTGGCAGAAAAAGGAGGCGTTATTATGGACGGGCGTGACATAGGGACAGTAGTTCTGCCAGATGCAGACTATAAATTTTTTCTGACGGCCAGTATTGATGAAAGAACCAACAGGAGATTCCTCGAACTGTCCGGTCTGGGAATTCAGGCAGACAGAGAACAGGTAAAGCAAAACCTTATAGAAAGGGATAAAATAGACAGTGAACGCGAAATAGCTCCGTTAAGAAAAGCTGATGATGCTATTATTATTGACAACTCTGCATTGACCAAAGAGGAAACAATAAAGCTTATTCTCTCTTACATTCAAAATTTTTAA
- a CDS encoding YtxH domain-containing protein: MSRKGKNTAGILAGLLAGAAAGVILGMLYAPEEGKETRKKIKTKANDLKDQAKNKYGEVSEKVKDQYSNISSTFKETANNVAHTVKDGYDKYKDQIVSKTADVVKDVEAELNDLKK, from the coding sequence ATGTCTAGAAAAGGAAAAAATACAGCAGGTATATTGGCAGGACTTCTTGCAGGTGCTGCGGCAGGTGTAATCTTAGGAATGCTTTACGCGCCGGAAGAGGGTAAGGAAACCAGAAAGAAAATCAAAACAAAAGCAAATGATCTTAAAGATCAGGCAAAAAACAAGTATGGTGAGGTTTCTGAAAAAGTAAAAGACCAGTACAGCAATATTTCTTCTACCTTCAAAGAAACAGCAAATAACGTTGCCCACACGGTGAAAGACGGATATGACAAATATAAGGATCAGATTGTTTCTAAAACTGCAGATGTAGTAAAAGATGTAGAAGCAGAACTGAATGATCTAAAAAAATAA
- a CDS encoding phage holin family protein has translation MIETIKEYASKRIDLLKIEATEKSSLSAGLITYFVVLLVAFAFFIILFNFGIAFLIGKALDNYSYGFLIVAAFYALIMAFVIAFKSKIVNTVADQVIKFLNH, from the coding sequence ATGATAGAAACTATTAAAGAATACGCCTCGAAGAGAATAGATCTTCTGAAAATTGAAGCTACTGAAAAGTCTTCTCTTTCTGCCGGGCTCATTACCTACTTTGTAGTATTGCTTGTTGCTTTTGCTTTTTTTATTATCCTTTTTAATTTTGGAATTGCATTTCTTATCGGAAAAGCATTGGATAACTATTCCTATGGATTCTTAATTGTTGCTGCTTTTTATGCGCTGATAATGGCTTTTGTAATTGCCTTTAAAAGTAAAATTGTCAATACTGTTGCAGATCAGGTTATTAAATTTTTAAATCATTAA
- a CDS encoding TrmH family RNA methyltransferase codes for MLTAHTIKVLQSLDKKKFRQKYNLFLVEGNKIICELFNSNFKVKEILSTDPQKLDRTDIPVTHISENELKKISFLKTPKDSVAVCYLAQEQKTEDKEIQLVLDGIQDPGNLGTIIRLADWFGIEQIICSEDTVDFYNPKVIQATMGSFTRVNIVYTNLVEYLSQTENVNIGTDMDGENIYTFERPEKINLILGNEGNGMRPETEELLQKSISIPRFGKSRSTESLNVSMAAGIILGQLFSK; via the coding sequence ATGCTTACAGCTCATACAATAAAAGTTTTACAATCTTTAGATAAAAAGAAGTTCAGACAAAAATACAATTTGTTTTTGGTTGAAGGTAATAAAATCATTTGTGAACTTTTCAATTCTAACTTTAAAGTTAAAGAAATATTATCAACCGATCCGCAAAAATTGGACCGTACTGATATCCCTGTTACCCATATCTCTGAAAATGAGTTAAAAAAAATCAGCTTCCTGAAAACGCCAAAAGATTCTGTAGCCGTATGTTACCTGGCTCAGGAACAAAAAACGGAGGATAAAGAGATTCAGCTGGTTCTGGACGGAATTCAGGATCCTGGAAATCTGGGAACCATTATCCGGCTGGCAGACTGGTTCGGAATAGAACAGATTATTTGCAGTGAAGATACGGTAGATTTTTACAATCCGAAGGTCATCCAGGCTACAATGGGATCTTTTACCAGAGTAAATATCGTTTATACCAATCTTGTAGAATATCTTTCCCAAACGGAAAATGTCAATATCGGAACTGATATGGACGGAGAGAATATTTATACCTTTGAAAGGCCGGAAAAAATCAATCTGATTTTAGGAAATGAGGGGAACGGGATGAGGCCGGAAACGGAGGAACTGCTTCAAAAATCCATCAGCATTCCAAGATTTGGAAAATCCCGGTCTACAGAAAGCCTGAATGTTTCGATGGCAGCGGGGATTATTTTAGGACAGTTATTTTCAAAATAG